CGACGCACCTGCGCGGCCGGAAGCTCTGGCGTCCACACGCCGCTCGCCGTCTTTAATGGAGCCTACGCCGCTTTCGTCCAATCAAAAGGCCCCGGCCAGAGTCGCTTGTAAAGCGTCTATTTCCTTTTGTCCCGCCCTCCCCTGCTTTCTATTGGCGGGTTTCAAACCCCCGGGAGCCAATGAGAGCGAGTGCAGGCGCGGCGCGCGTCCTCAGCTGCGGGCGCGGCCTTGCGAGAGCAACTGTCGCGGAGAAGTAATCATGGTGCGGCAAGGGCTCGCCGCCGCAGCCGGTGAGTGCACGGGGACAGCGGGGCTACGGCGGCTGTCTCCGCGGAGGCTGCCGTCTGCCCTGCCTGCTTCCATGTTCCCTCCCGGGCGTTTGCGGCCCCGGGGAGATGTCCGGGCGGCGGGAAGACTGGGGTTCCCGCAGGCACAGGTCCTGCACCAGCGCTGCAGGGACGTCACTGTCCCCTCGTTCGTTGACTGGGGTCGCGCGTCCAGAAGGAGCGAGGCGCCCCCGCGGCCCAGCGTGGCTCCTGCCTGCCGCCAGCCAGCACAGCAGCCGGGGCGGGCCCGGCTTTCGCCCAGAAGGCGTGGGTCCCGGGTCCCGACCTCCCAGCTGCGCCGGCGTTTGGACGGTGTCGGTGATGACACCTGTCTGTCGACCTGGCACGTCCTGGGCCCTTCACATAACGACCCTTAAAGATGGGCACCTCTGTCGCCGTGTTACGACTCCGCGGCAGCAGCTTTGCTGACGTGCTAGGCGTTCTAGAGCTGGGGTCCCCGCCGTCCTCTCAGCCGCGCTGCTCTGGCGCCCTGGCGTGCCGGAGCCGGTGGCAACACAGCGCtcggttagatgaggcagagtaTTTGCACCCCTctagtctgtttctttttccaatttatttatttagttagttttagTTAATTGAATGTTAGCCTTTTCCTACCATCTAGTCCCCTCACTCAGTCCCCGCCTCCGAACTCCCCCTTCATTCTCTCTTTGACGTCTCTTATGGCACTTAGATTTTGTCTCATTATTGTGTTTACTTTAtctccactactagattgaaacTTCTTCAAGACAGGAATACTGACCCTCATCCCCTCACAGGTGCCTTGCTTAGAGAGTCAACATGTAGATGGATGTTTGCCATGAACCCCTAACCTGGCCTATTTTGTCCTTAGTCCCAAAGGAAACCATGTAAGGGCTTGTGGGCAAAAGTCATCATCCCTGTCAGAAAGAACAAGACCTGGCGGGCTTACCAGCTCACATGGGCCTGTAACCGAATTTCTGCCTGCAAAGCTGTGTTGTCGCTGAGAACAGTGCCTGTGAGCAAGGGCCCTGGGCTGGATACCTGGTTTCAGATCCTGGCTTTGCCACAGAGAAGCTGGGTAGCTTCAGGCATATCATTTACCCTCTTTAAATGTCAGGCTGTAAAATACCTCTTAGGACTGGGGTACAGATTGAAGTAAATCCTGTGAGTGTGAGGAGTTCAGTACATGGCCTGGCATATATGTGCGCGATGTGGTTGGTGTTGCTAGTAACTTGGAGGCATGGTCCACAGCCAGGATCATTACAGAAAGTGTCACCTTCTGGAATATAAATGGCTGATTTAAATCTTAAACTGAAGTCGTTTGTTTGCTTCCTGTTTTGCAGAGGAGCGGCAGAGAAAGCTCCAGGAATACCTTGCAGCCAAGGGAAAACTGAAGTGCCCAAACAGCAAGTGAGTCTGTCTCCCAGGGACGTGGGTCGTGCTGCTCTGGTTGCTAATAGCAGCTTAAAACCCTTTCAAACATAGCTCTTTGTTTGCATCTGCTCTGACTACTTTGGGACCCTGTGGTGACTCAGAAAGGGTGTTTCAGGCATGACAAAAAGCTCTGGGCAGTGTCTAGTGCGTTGGCAAAGATTTGAACCTTATTGTGACAGTCTccaaaggagagaggggaggctGCACAGTATTTCCTGCATGCTGGAAGCTTTTCCCATTCCGGTTTTTTTTCCCGGGACAGTAATTCGCATCAAGGGAATGTTTGGTCAGGGACTTGAATGGCCCTGGTTCAGTCCTCCAGCCCGATGCCCTTTGGTCCTCCTCTTAGCACTGACTCTTGAGGTGGACGTGATACAACTGACTGACTTTTATCTTTTGTCAGCATCTTGCCATCTCACTGTGTCATTTATCCCTTTTAACACTGGTATGTATTTTGCCCACTTGGAtcactaaacttttttttcagaatgaGTTTTCACAAAGTTAGCTTTCAccgtgtattttattttctgcttactttggattttgACTCAACTCTATTTCCTTGATTAAATAAACCTggtgcatttattcaacaaatatttatgtagtacTTGTACTGTATCACTCTTGGTTCTGGAGACATGATGCTTAACAGCACAGGTGGTCCCAGCCTCCCCGGGGGTACACTGTAGATGGGAGAAGCAGACATCAGGTCCTGATCAAAGTCCCTTCTAGTCTGGCAGTTGGTTTTCATCCAAGGAGATTAACTCCTTCTGAATTCTTTGCTTTCCTACCCTTTTTTACATTCTCCAACTCACTAGCTAGATTTCATATGTGCccctgttttttttaattatatcacTTTACCCCCTAAAAATTCACAATTTGAAGATACTTGAAacaaggaattttttaaagaagcagttAATTGTCTTATTTGGcattgtatctccagtgcctggcTGGCACATTGCAGCATTCCAGGAATGGTACTGGAATGAATAAGGCTGTGCAAACGTGAAGAAAAGACATATATAGTTCATTAATATTGTCAGAATGCTGTGCTTATGGGTAGGATATCTGAGAGGATCACAGGCAAGTGTGGCCTCTGAGGAAGGGAGGATAAGGACGCTTTGTATTGAATATAATTTTGAGCTATTTTACCATATACAGAAAttgtaatgatttaaaattccattttaatcatTATACTTCCCAAACCTGTTGACCCTTCTATACTAAGACTTAATCTTGTTTTGTCTCTTGTAGGCCTTATCTCAAAGCCAAGAGTAATTGCCCAAATCCTCCACCTTCTAAATCTGTAAGTAGaaattagtcttttaaaaaaattatccattttgagtgattagtaataaaaataataaagatgttaGCAACCAAAAGAACACATGCAAAGATACTTCTCATaaatagaaggacattttggtttggTAAGAGAtaggttttttggggtttttttgaaaGTACAATGTACTGAAATTTAGTTTTGTTaaccaaaaaaaacccttaaGTGCACTTTGGTCTCTTcttagctaacatttgttgagtacctactgtgtgtctgCACCTTTCTGACCTGCATTAACTTCCTGAGTCCTTACAGCCTTGTGAAGTAGCTGCTGTTagtagccccattttacagatgcgaGAAATGAGTCCCCACATAGCTATTAGGTGACAGAGCTGAGAGCCTGTGGTCTCAGCCACTTGGAGATGCTGCCATGTAGGAATATAAGCCTGTGGGAACTCTTACTGCTTTCCACTCAATTGGACTTTGAACCTACAATTGCTCTACAAATTAAAGttcattaattaaaaagtaaaggaatgaagcactgacactcGCTGCTTGGCTGAATCTCCAAAGCATGATGCtcagtgacagaagccagacacaaaggccacatattgtgaCTCCATTTAtcagaaatgtccagaataggcagcTCCATAGCAACaaagtagactggtggttgccaggggctgtggggagagggacgTGGCAGTGACTGCTAACAAGTAGGGGTTTCCTTCTGAGGTGATGGCAGTGCTCTGGAATGAGATGGTTGCGATGGTTGTACAACCTAAGAACGTGCCAAAACCCACTGGGTTGTACGCTTTAAAGTTCACAGGATGCAAGTTACAGCTCAGGTACTTTAAACGTATGAAAGGAACAACCAAGGAGCAGCACATATTTGGGGACTTTCTTAGCAGACTCCTCGCTTATGCAGTGAGCGATCATAGGGACATGAGAGGTGCACGTGACTGCTGGGTTCAAGGAGGAACCCAGCTACAGCTGCGTGGGGCAGCGTCCGTTCTGCACCCCATGCCACGCTGGGATGGGCGCCACCTTGCCCCTGGTGCCAGGTGGCTCTGCGTCCACACTCACCAGGTTCACATGGTGACTCTGGCCAGCGCTTCCAAATGTGACACAGGTGGCTCTAGGACTCCAGCGTCTCCTGGGACGCATGCCCCACAGATGTCCGCCAGGTTCCCGTTTCTGAGTGACTGCCAGTGCCAACACTCCCGCTCTTTTCCACATCAGCCCCAGCTCCCCTCATCCCTAGTTCTCAAAGTTCTCTGGAACCTTGTCCCACCTTCCTTCTCCAAAACTAAATCACATGACGGAAACACTTCCTTGTTAATAACGGCAAGCTAACCCTAAAACCTCCTGACTTCACAAATACAACAGACTCTTCTGAGAGGTTAGGTGCTTATGGAGGTCGAGCCTCCCATTGTCCTCGCCACTGAGGGGCCACAGGTTCTGGAATGACACTGTGGCTGGGACGAGGGCGGTGTTGTTTTTAAACAGTGCAGCAGCGCAGAGGACATGGCGACCTGGGCGGCCCTGACCTGCGTGCACTTTGTGTCCTTCCCGGCCCCGAGGGCCTTCCTGCGACATCAGCTTGTCCCATCGAGGCACACTGCCCACACAGCCAGTTCTCCGTGTTCGCTGCATCTCTGTCACCAGAAGATCCTGATGTGCTCTGATAGGGATTCACATAAAAAGCTTCCGTTACTGAGGTTTTTGCAAGACTCAGCCTCCTTAAGTGAAGTgccaaataactatttttttttttttattttaaaagcagtgaGCTATTTTTATGAATTgacttttttgatatttttgtctttttaggcTGTTAGATCCAAAAAGAATGTTACTAACCACGCTGCTTTGCCTGTCAAAGCTGCGAGACCTGTCAGCATCCGACTTCAGCCCAGACCTGCCAATATCCCAGGGTCCCAGGAGCCACAGTTGGAACCACTGAAGCGTCTGGGCCAAAGGCTGACTTCAGAACATGTTTCTTCCGACCCAAATGGTGAGCCTTCCCGGAGAAGTCAGCAGCAGCGCGGAGCTGGGTCATCGACCGGAGAGCTTTCAGGGAAAACCGTGGGGTCACTTAACATGCAAGAGCTGAAAGCTACAAAGCCGCAGGTGACAGATGCAGGAAGTGCCGCGCGTGCGGAATCTGTGGACAAGGCCCGTGGTGGGGGTGAGTCCGTGCATGGCTGTCCACAGGACGTGAACAAGGAGAACTTGCCCCATGCCTTCCCTCACTCTGAGAGGAAGCTGCAGCCTGGCTTCTGGGCCAGAAGTGCGCCAGAGACCGGGTCGAACCGTCAGGCCAAGAGCAGTATGGCTCCTAAAGCCTTGGCCAGAAGCTCAATGAATCGTGCCGTTCTGAAAGACAGAGCTAATGAACAGCTTGTTGGAGGAACACGGGCCAGGATTCCCGCTGTGAAGTCACAGCAGCTCTCCAGAGGAGGAAAAGCCCCAAAGGCAGTTCCCTCTCACTGTGTTCAGACCCTTAGTAGGACTCAAGCATCAAGGAAACCAGGGTTCAAGGATACAAGGGATATGAAGGTTACTAGGGGTAAATATGAAAGACCGGGTGGGGCGAAGTTACCGTCACCTGCTGCTGCTGaacagagagcagagcagagcagacccAGGACAGGCCCCGGCCTGCTGCGGCATCCACATGTTGGGCAAGACCGCAAGCCCCCTCAACCCCCGTCCAGGCCCCTGGCACCATGTGTGCCACACAGGTCCAGCGCCATCCGCCAAAGGCCTGACCTGGCACCTGGCAGCTTTACCTCAGTCACTGCCAGCGCCCCAAGCTCAAGAGCGTGTGCAGCCAGTGCGATTAAACACAGCAGCTGTCCACAGAAAGCAGGGACCCAGTGGGAAAGGGCTCCCCCGCAGAACCATGGCCTACACAAGCCAGCTCCCAAAACTCACGCCGGCGGCACAACCGTACATGGAACGGGAGTCCCAGGTGGGACCCAAACAAGCCCGGGTACTAAGAGAAAGACTGCAGCAGAGGATCGAAGGTACTTTGCTTTAATTCCAAAGTTGTGCTGTTTATGATTAGGCAAGGTGACCATTGGGAATATGGGAAACAGGCCTTGAATAATGGCTCCTGGGGCGTTTTTAGCCGCAAGCCTGAAAAAGGATCTGAAGCCAATCTGTCAGGTGTTAGGGCTTGACTGGGCTGGGGGCTGCATCCGCGAGTTGTAAGTTATTCTCTAACTCCTGCATACCTGAACCAGCCAGTTGGGTAAGAAGCAGGTCTGTAGGTAACCCTACTGGGTGCAGCAAGGGAGGTCATGCTGGGGTTTGACCTTGACACACACTTGAATTGAGCCCCGGGACTTCGTGTGCTCTCTGCACAGGCCCAGGTGGTGGCAACGTGGAGACCCCAGTGCTTCCCCTGGGCATCTGGGGGACATGGGAAACAGGTACCCAAAAAGGCAAAGGGCAGTATAAAGTCAgatggcaggaggggtggggcaggagtgggTCTGCACAAAGCCTCAGCATCACGCTCCGCCCTCCTGAGGAGACAGGTAATAACA
This DNA window, taken from Rhinolophus ferrumequinum isolate MPI-CBG mRhiFer1 chromosome 13 unlocalized genomic scaffold, mRhiFer1_v1.p Super_scaffold_3, whole genome shotgun sequence, encodes the following:
- the CKAP2L gene encoding cytoskeleton-associated protein 2-like is translated as MVRQGLAAAAEERQRKLQEYLAAKGKLKCPNSKPYLKAKSNCPNPPPSKSAVRSKKNVTNHAALPVKAARPVSIRLQPRPANIPGSQEPQLEPLKRLGQRLTSEHVSSDPNGEPSRRSQQQRGAGSSTGELSGKTVGSLNMQELKATKPQVTDAGSAARAESVDKARGGGESVHGCPQDVNKENLPHAFPHSERKLQPGFWARSAPETGSNRQAKSSMAPKALARSSMNRAVLKDRANEQLVGGTRARIPAVKSQQLSRGGKAPKAVPSHCVQTLSRTQASRKPGFKDTRDMKVTRGKYERPGGAKLPSPAAAEQRAEQSRPRTGPGLLRHPHVGQDRKPPQPPSRPLAPCVPHRSSAIRQRPDLAPGSFTSVTASAPSSRACAASAIKHSSCPQKAGTQWERAPPQNHGLHKPAPKTHAGGTTVHGTGVPGGTQTSPGTKRKTAAEDRRKQLEEWQKSKGKMYKRPPMELKTKRKIIEEMNISFWKSMEKEEEEQKAQRELSSKISSTLTECLQLIEGGVLSNEVFTILSSIPEAEKFAKFWICKAKFLASKGTFDVVGLYEEAIRNGATPIQELRDVVLKILQDPKRATDGTTSTSSAAETHRTSIPELAGEMEPGKSCLSPKGREQAPATPQKPKAEQGGHSGIKLQVAPLPRVSGMAEVQDLKLVTPVRRSARIERAVSHYPELLREHDMVVASLDELLEMEDTECFVFRRNEALPVTLGFQSLES